Proteins from a single region of Bacteroidales bacterium:
- a CDS encoding RagB/SusD family nutrient uptake outer membrane protein: MKKIFLAFILLIAVQFGCTKLDDVLYDKIPADEYTADPILKMSPIYAPMREMLDWGGWWFAQEITGDGVVGPTRGGDWDDGGKWRVLHQHTWDNNTEAVNSMWSRFYRGVVEANKFLEEQQNFAGDPIVDEAMAKALILRSYYYYLLIDNYKDVPYTTIYLGAPEQPMRNFRKDIFNAILLTIEESAELVNESTSKTGVNQGMVYSLLAKLYLNHAVYLGEVKPEYWAKAEEACQKVIDLGQYSLESDPLAPFVTANENSPENIWVIPFDEDTYQGFNLHMRTLHYNSNQTFEMVVGPWNGFAVMYDHFLTYDDNDRRKDGFLVGPQYTYAGEPIIDQGAGGIPLVFNPVIPALLMGEGNTPEEIRNSGARVVKFEIKRGAKDNLSNDFPVFRYADVLLMMAEAQLRQGNAVNVPDLDLIRTRAGLEVGDTWNNLENLLAERGREMFWEGHRRQDLIRFGEFNKAWWEKDASSTDRNTFPIPQWAIDANPNLALPAVAIQP, translated from the coding sequence ATGAAAAAGATATTTCTTGCATTTATTTTATTGATTGCAGTCCAGTTTGGTTGCACCAAGCTCGATGATGTGCTTTATGATAAAATTCCGGCTGATGAATATACAGCAGATCCCATTCTGAAAATGAGCCCTATTTATGCACCTATGCGCGAAATGTTGGATTGGGGTGGATGGTGGTTTGCCCAGGAAATTACGGGTGATGGCGTTGTTGGTCCAACCCGTGGTGGCGACTGGGATGACGGGGGAAAATGGCGCGTATTGCATCAGCATACCTGGGATAATAATACCGAAGCCGTAAACAGCATGTGGAGTCGCTTTTATCGCGGTGTGGTGGAAGCCAACAAGTTTCTCGAAGAGCAACAGAATTTTGCCGGCGACCCCATTGTTGATGAAGCAATGGCCAAAGCACTGATTCTTCGCTCTTATTATTATTATTTATTGATTGACAACTATAAGGATGTTCCTTACACTACCATATACCTGGGGGCGCCTGAGCAGCCGATGAGGAATTTCAGGAAGGACATTTTTAATGCCATTTTACTTACAATTGAAGAAAGTGCTGAACTGGTCAACGAAAGCACTTCCAAAACCGGAGTAAACCAGGGAATGGTTTATTCTCTGCTCGCAAAACTGTACCTTAACCATGCTGTTTATCTGGGAGAAGTAAAACCAGAATATTGGGCAAAAGCCGAAGAAGCTTGTCAAAAGGTCATTGATTTAGGTCAATATTCTCTTGAATCAGATCCACTCGCTCCGTTCGTCACCGCTAATGAGAACTCTCCTGAAAATATCTGGGTGATTCCGTTTGATGAAGACACATACCAGGGCTTCAATCTACACATGAGAACACTGCATTACAACAGTAACCAGACGTTTGAAATGGTCGTCGGTCCATGGAATGGCTTCGCAGTAATGTATGATCATTTCCTTACCTATGATGATAATGACAGACGTAAAGATGGATTCCTGGTTGGACCGCAATACACTTATGCAGGCGAGCCTATTATTGACCAGGGTGCAGGTGGTATCCCACTTGTGTTTAATCCAGTGATCCCGGCTCTTTTGATGGGTGAAGGAAATACGCCGGAAGAAATTCGTAATTCAGGCGCCCGTGTGGTGAAATTCGAAATCAAACGCGGTGCAAAAGATAACCTGAGCAACGACTTCCCTGTATTCCGGTATGCTGATGTTTTGCTCATGATGGCAGAAGCGCAGCTTAGACAGGGTAATGCTGTTAATGTTCCTGATCTTGACCTAATCAGAACAAGAGCTGGATTAGAAGTAGGCGACACATGGAACAATCTCGAAAATCTCCTCGCCGAAAGAGGCCGAGAGATGTTTTGGGAAGGACATCGTCGTCAGGATCTGATCCGGTTTGGCGAGTTTAACAAAGCATGGTGGGAAAAAGATGCCAGTTCTACAGACAGGAATACTTTCCCGATCCCTCAATGGGCTATTGATGCAAACCCAAATTTGGCGCTGCCAGCAGTAGCAATTCAACCCTAA